The following nucleotide sequence is from Brassica oleracea var. oleracea cultivar TO1000 unplaced genomic scaffold, BOL UnpScaffold03153, whole genome shotgun sequence.
CCCGTGGCCAGCCTCACTGATCTGCCTCAGGATCATCTTCCCGTCGCCGTCCAATTGGTCCTCGCAGATTCCGTTAACCAAGCTCTAACGCCGGACCAGTGGCTCTTGTTGTTCAGGAATGCAGATGCTTTTGGGGCTCCGATTAATCCGTATCGGATCCCACCGGATGCGGCTGGCTTGTGGCGGGTCGATAACCCGCGCACATTTGATTACAATGACTGGATCGTAGGCAGCGAGAACGTAAACTTTACGGGGGACTTTGTGGAGGTCAACAATCAGGTAGGGCAACTGTATTTTCACGCCCGCTTAGCAGAGGGAATCTTCTTTGACCTTCACGATGGTAACTTCGTCATGGACGCTGAGTTTGACGGTCCTATGTTCAGACTCATGCGACTTACTG
It contains:
- the LOC106321819 gene encoding uncharacterized protein LOC106321819; its protein translation is VASLTDLPQDHLPVAVQLVLADSVNQALTPDQWLLLFRNADAFGAPINPYRIPPDAAGLWRVDNPRTFDYNDWIVGSENVNFTGDFVEVNNQVGQLYFHARLAEGIFFDLHDGNFVMDAEFDGPMFRLMRLTVRNHQPFLQLERTITFAHYWFEMA